One segment of Theobroma cacao cultivar B97-61/B2 chromosome 9, Criollo_cocoa_genome_V2, whole genome shotgun sequence DNA contains the following:
- the LOC18588000 gene encoding protein cereblon, protein MEDEVERRQIEQILELDYEELQIEEVEGLAESSDDDRDATGVPSIDKFTFNTDLTSLHSYLGEVDDTHHSFAFWEGGAILSLPLFYLEGVVLFPGATLPLRVIQPNFVAAVNRALTQADAPYTMGVVRVYRDYNNGPLRLAKIGTTAEIRQFRSLEDGTINVVTRGQQRFRLRRHWIDAEGAPCGEIQIIEEDVPLRTPRDAYAKLVPFSNLQSQQMISLNASSRKDGNEENNSEANSEESFENELSQTERRIHQSAIGACYESDRTDESTNSDDNNKLSESDIQSGSPCRNDSSFMGSSPSKHKKLVRNAGLGSIAHKVARPRSHLSCTVSRAFWPYWVYRMYDSYCLAQKAADMWKHIVGIPSMDGFVKKPDLLSFYIASKIPISEPTRQELLEIDGISYRLRREIELLERLDRIRCKICQNLLARRRDMLVMSSDGPLGAFVNPDGFVHEVMTFYKANGLALRSRPAKEFSWFPGYAWTIINCASCETHMGWLFTATNEKLKPKSFWGIRSCQVTDEMR, encoded by the exons TGGCGTTCCTTCAATTGACAAGTTTACCTTCAATACCGATTTGACTTCCTTACATTCATATCTGGGCG AGGTTGATGATACACACCACAGTTTTGCCTTTTGGGAAGGGGGTGCCATCTTGAGCCTCCCATTGTTCTATCTTGAAG GGGTAGTCCTGTTCCCAGGGGCCACACTCCCACTGAGAGTTATTCAACCCAACTTTGTAGCTGCAGTTAACAGAGCTTTGACTCAGGCTGATGCTCCTTATACCATGGGTGTG GTCCGTGTTTACAGGGACTATAACAATGGACCATTAAGGCTCGCAAAAATAGGGACAACTGCAGAG ATTCGGCAATTTCGTTCGCTAGAGGATGGTACGATTAATGTGGTTACTCGTGGCCAACAGCGGTTTCGTCTGAGACGCCATTGGATTGATGCGGAAGGAGCA CCTTGTGGAGAGATTCAAATTATTGAAGAAGATGTGCCATTAAGGACCCCTCGAGATGCATATGCAAAATTGGTACCATTTAGTAATCTGCAAAGTCAACAGATGATATCTTTAAATGCTTCATCACGTAAAGATGGGAATGAGGAAAATAATTCAGAAGCGAATTCAGAGGAAAGCTTTGAGAATGAACTTTCTCAAACAGAAAGGAGAATTCATCAATCTGCAATTGGTGCCTGTTATGAGTCTGATAGGACGGATGAATCAACAAACAGTGATGATAACAATAAATTGTCTGAGTCAGACATCCAGTCAGGAAGTCCGTGCAGAAATGACTCCAGCTTCATGGGTTCATCACCTTCTAAACATAAGAAACTAGTTAGAAATGCTGGCTTGGGATCCATAGCTCACAAAGTGGCAAGACCAAGGTCTCATCTTTCATGTACAGTTTCAAGAGCATTCTGGCCCTATTGGGTATATCGTATGTATGACTCATATTGTCTTGCTCAAAAGGCAGCAG ATATGTGGAAACATATAGTTGGGATTCCGAGCATGGATGGTTTTGTGAAGAAGCCTGATCTTTTGTCTTTCTATATTGCAAGTAAAATTCCCATCTCTGAACCTACAAGGCAGGAGCTTCTGGAAATTGATGGTATTTCATATAGACTGCGTCGGGAAATTGAATTACTTGAAAGACTTGATCGTATTCGATGTAAGATCTGTCAG aaTTTACTTGCTAGGCGCAGAGATATGTTGGTGATGTCCAGTGATGGTCCTCTGGGTGCTTTTGTTAACCCAGATGGCTTTGTGCATGAGGTAATGACTTTTTATAAAGCAAATGGCTTAGCGCTCAGAAGCCGACCGGCTAAAGAGTTCAGCTGGTTTCCTGG GTATGCATGGACGATCATAAACTGTGCGTCTTGTGAAACCCATATGGGGTGGCTTTTCACTGCAACAAATGAGAAGTTGAAGCCTAAATCCTTTTGGGGGATAAGGAGTTGTCAAGTTACGGATGAAATGCGTTAG